One Tursiops truncatus isolate mTurTru1 chromosome 3, mTurTru1.mat.Y, whole genome shotgun sequence DNA segment encodes these proteins:
- the PLPP2 gene encoding LOW QUALITY PROTEIN: phospholipid phosphatase 2 (The sequence of the model RefSeq protein was modified relative to this genomic sequence to represent the inferred CDS: inserted 1 base in 1 codon), whose protein sequence is MERRWVFVLLDVLCVLVASLPSAILTLVHAPYKRGFYCGDDSIRYPYRPDTITHGLMAGVIITTTVILVSAGEAYLVYTDRLYSRSDFNNYLAALYKVLGAFLFGAAVSQSLTDLAKYMTGRLRPNFLAVCDPDWSRVNCSVYVQVEVCRGRPADVTESRLSFYSGHSSFGMYCMMFLALYVQARLCWKWARLLRPTVQFFLVAFALYVGYTRVSDYKHHWSDVLVGLLQGALVAGLTVRYVSDFFKARPPRHCLEDEEVERTPSXSLTLALGEAGCSLCGSPPAGARAVGSERVHGPGRSLSQDGWILAWVPLTPPPCTGLGGTWGSPSVWRGTLPQNPCLLLA, encoded by the exons CCTCTCTGCCTTCCGCCATCCTGACGCTCGTGCACGCCCCGTACAAGCGAGGATTCTACTGCGGAGATGACTCCATCCGGTACCCCTACCGTCCAGACACCATCACCCACGGGCTCATGGCCGGggtcatcatcaccaccaccgtCATACTT GTGTCGGCCGGGGAGGCCTACCTGGTGTACACAGACCGCCTCTACTCCCGCTCCGACTTCAACAACTACCTGGCCGCCCTCTACAAGGTGTTGGGGGCGTTCCTGTTCGGGGCTGCAGTGAGCCAGTCGCTGACAGACCTGGCCAAGTACATGACCGGCCGGCTGCGGCCCAACTTCCTGGCCGTGTGTGACCCTGACTGGAGCCGTGTCAACTGCTCCGTGTATGTGCAGGTGGAGGTGTGCAGGGGAAGGCCTGCTGACGTCACCGAGTCCAG ATTATCCTTCTACTCTGGACACTCCTCCTTTGGAATGTACTGCATGATGTTCTTGGCG CTCTACGTGCAGGCCCGGCTGTGCTGGAAGTGGGCACGGCTGCTGCGGCCCACCGTGCAGTTTTTCCTGGTGGCCTTTGCCCTTTACGTGGGCTACACCCGTGTGTCTGACTACAAACACCACTGGAGTGATGTTCTCGTTGGCCTCCTGCAGGGGGCGCTGGTGGCCGGCCTCACT GTCCGCTACGTCTCCGACTTCTTCAAAGCCCGGCCCCCGCGGCACTGCCTGGAGGATGAAGAGGTAGAGCGGACACCGA CATCACTGACACTGGCCCTGGGCGAGGCTGGCTGCAGCCTCTGCGGGTCCCCTCCTGCTGGGGCTCGGGCTGTGGGCAGCGAGCGTGTCCATGGTCCTGGCAGGTCCCTAAGCCAGGATGGCTGGATCCTGGCGTGGGTTCCGCTAACCCCACCTCCATGCACTGGGCTAGGGGGTACCTGGGGCAGCCCTAGCGTGTGGAGGGGGACTCTTCCTCAGAACCCCTGTCTTTTGTTGGCTTAG